The Dama dama isolate Ldn47 chromosome 23, ASM3311817v1, whole genome shotgun sequence genome contains a region encoding:
- the BPIFA1 gene encoding BPI fold-containing family A member 1 translates to MFQIGSLVVLCGLLAQTTALLEALPVPLDQTLPLALTPALAPKPTDLAGSLTGALSNGLLSEGLLGTLENLPLLDILKTGGNASSGLPGGLLGKVTSLTPLLNNIIDLKITNPQLLELGLVQSPDGHRLYVTIPLGMILNVNTPLVGSLLKLAVKLNITVELLAVTDEQKHVHLVVGDCTHSPGSLQISLLDGLGPLPIQSFVDNLTGVLNNVLPGLVQEKVCPLVNAVLSRLDVTLVHSIVNALIHGLEFVIKV, encoded by the exons ATGTTTCAAATCGGGAGCCTCGTCGTCCTCTGTGGGCTGCTGGCCCAGACCACGGCCCTGCTGGAAGCCCTGCCCGTGCCCTTGGACCAGACTCTGCCCTTGGCTTTGACTCCAGCCCTAGCCCCGAAACCCACAGATCTTGCTGGAAGCTTGACAGGTG CTCTCAGCAACGGCCTGCTCTCTGAGGGTCTGTTGGGCACTCTCGAAAACCTTCCGCTCTTGGACATCCTGAAGACTGGAGGGAACGCTTCCAGTGGCCTGCCGGGGGGCCTGCTTGGGAAAGTGACTTCACTCACCCCTCTCCTGAACAACATCATTGA TTTGAAGATCACTAACCCTCAGCTGCTGGAACTGGGCCTCGTGCAGAGCCCCGATGGCCATCGTCTCTATGTCACCATCCCTCTGGGCATGATCCTCAATGTGAACAC GCCCTTGGTGGGGAGTCTGTTGAAGCTGGCTGTGAAGCTAAACATCACCGTGGAACTCTTAGCTGTGACAGATGAGCAGAAGCATGTCCATCTGGTTGTTGGCGACTGCACTCATTCCCCTGGCAGCCTGCAAATCTCCCTGCTTGATGG ATTGGGCCCCCTCCCCATTCAAAGCTTTGTTGACAACCTCACTGGCGTCTTGAATAATGTCCTTCCTGGGCTGGTGCAGGAAAAG GTGTGCCCCCTGGTCAATGCAGTTCTCAGCCGCTTGGACGTCACTCTGGTACACTCCATTGTCA ACGCCCTGATCCACGGGCTAGAATTTGTCATCAAGGTCTAA